A region from the Aegilops tauschii subsp. strangulata cultivar AL8/78 chromosome 5, Aet v6.0, whole genome shotgun sequence genome encodes:
- the LOC141023021 gene encoding uncharacterized protein — MVLVPHGGGTGGSVSMAMPMLSLDGYTMWEAVASGDSPVNKKKCKTARALILSGLPEDVLLSVAMKPTGREVWDSLKVRFVGAERVRAARRATLHGELDRLKMEDGETLDVYAGRLAGIAAQFAGLGETLGDTELVKKLLDTFCVLEELTYDEALGRLRAFDERVQRRGQDNGERAEDQLLYTAAQWRVRERRQGGARDDDDDVRSVATRDVGNRRGRCYKCGERDHFKRDCPQLRNWQVTEQALLANADVEDDGLL; from the exons ATGGTGCTGGTTCCACACGGCGGCGGCACGGGCGGATCGGTGTCCATGGCGATGCCGATGCTCTCGCTGGACGGCTACACCATGTGG GAGGCGGTGGCGTCGGGCGACTCGCCGGTGAACAAGAAGAAGTGCAAGACGGCGAGGGCGTTGATCCTGTCGGGGCTGCCGGAGGATGTGCTGCTCTCGGTGGCGATGAAACCCACCGGCAGGGAGGTATGGGACTCCCTGAAGGTGAGGTTCGTCGGCGCCGAGCGGGTGCGCGCGGCGAGGAGGGCGACGCTGCACGGCGAGCTGGATCGACTGAAGATGGAGGACGGCGAGACACTGGACGTGTACGCCGGAAGGCTTGCAGGCATCGCGGCGCAGTTCGCGGGCCTAGGCGAGACGCTGGGCGACACAGAGCTGGTGAAGAAGCTCCTGGACACG TTCTGCGTCCTCGAGGAGCTGACGTACGACGAGGCGCTTGGGCGGCTGCGTGCATTCGACGAGCGGGTGCAGCGCCGAGGGCAGGACAACGGCGAGCGGGCGGAGGACCAGCTTTTGTACACTGCGGCGCAGTGGCGGGTGCGGGAGCGGCGACAAGGCGGAGCacgcgacgacgacgacgacgtgcGCAGCGTGGCGACGCGGGACGTCGGCAACAGGCGTGGCCGCTGCTACAAGTGCGGCGAGCGCGACCACTTCAAGCGGGACTGCCCACAGCTGAGGAACTGGCAAGTGACGGAGCAGGCGCTGCTGGCGAACGCCGATGTCGAGGACGATGGTCTCCTCTAG